The genomic DNA CCATACATAATAAGAAACTGATCCATACATAGCAATACATAACCATTGTTCACAATACATAGAGGAGTTCCACTTCAAATGCAtagttcatccttttctcacaaAAGGATGAATAGCATAACTACTACATACATACACAGCCATAGTTCACCATTAGTACAAGCATACAGTACACAACATTAGTTCCTAGATGCTAGGTCATTACACAACCATCATTCCCAAAAGGTCAGCAATGCCACTAATCTCATTTCATCTTCTTCACTTCTCCAAGATGGCTTGAATCCCCCTGAACTTCTCCTTCAACTTTTCATTCTGAAACTCTAACTGCCACTTCTCTTCAATATGCTTTTTATTTCCCTTAAGCAGATCAGCAACCTGAAGCTTCAACTCTAGCTTCTCTTGGGTGAGCTTCTCCTAACACTTAGTTAGCTCTGCATTCTTCAGCTCCAAATTCATACTAGCTTCAGGAAGCACTTGCTTCTCTTTCATTTTGTTCAACTTCAAGTTCTGAATGACTGTTGCTTGAGCTCTTGTCAGGTTGAGCAGCACCTCATACTTCTGAGTAAGTTGCTGGGTCTCTGCATCTTTCTTTGCCATCTTTGCCTTCATATCATCAGTCAGTTCTTTTCTTACCTCCTGCTGATATATAATGGCAGACTGCAGATGCCTGAAATCCACCACCTTATCTTCCTGGAAGTTCATCAGCTCATGCACATCTTGGACTAGCTTGTCATAGTTGGCCTCcagcttgttcttctcttctgtCAGATGGTGGATAGTGAAAGAATTCTCAAGATTGTCATTCACCCTAGCACTTTTGGCATCTTCAACCA from Triticum dicoccoides isolate Atlit2015 ecotype Zavitan unplaced genomic scaffold, WEW_v2.0 scaffold90170, whole genome shotgun sequence includes the following:
- the LOC119348370 gene encoding uncharacterized protein LOC119348370, whose amino-acid sequence is MQNALLKLWAMVEDAKSARVNDNLENSFTIHHLTEEKNKLEANYDKLVQDVHELMNFQEDKVVDFRHLQSAIIYQQEVRKELTDDMKAKMAKKDAETQQLTQKYEVLLNLTRAQATVIQNLKLNKMKEKQVLPEASMNLELKNAELTKC